A single genomic interval of Camelina sativa cultivar DH55 chromosome 11, Cs, whole genome shotgun sequence harbors:
- the LOC104727867 gene encoding putative F-box/kelch-repeat protein At5g03000, which produces MELTTMFNSYAPEVPPDNKRRKKTSPSLSGLSLLPDEIALICLARVSRFDHAALSLVSKSHRSLGASPELFYLRREMGCTNASLYVCMCVFPDPAPRWFILTPNRWLNPIPSNPYQAPGASCFVAVDGGIYVIGGLIDDGIPTSDVSFLHCYSHTWHCVTSMNTPRASALASSRDQNS; this is translated from the coding sequence GCTCCAGAAGTGCCACCGGACAataaaaggaggaagaagacgtcTCCGTCATTGTCTGGGTTATCATTGTTACCAGATGAGATAGCTCTTATATGTTTGGCTCGCGTTTCTAGATTTGACCACGCGGCCTTATCTCTCGTCTCCAAGAGCCACCGCTCACTCGGAGCCTCCCCTGAGCTCTTCTACTTGAGAAGGGAGATGGGTTGCACTAACGCATCGCTTTACGTATGCATGTGCGTCTTTCCTGACCCAGCTCCACGCTGGTTCATCCTAACCCCTAATCGATGGCTAAACCCCATCCCGTCGAACCCTTATCAGGCTCCGGGTGCATCTTGTTTCGTGGCGGTGGATGGGGGCATCTATGTTATCGGTGGACTCATAGACGACGGTATTCCCACTTCGGATGTCTCGTTCCTCCACTGTTACTCTCACACATGGCACTGTGTCACATCCATGAATACACCTCGAGCTTCCGCATTGGCAAGCTCAAGAGATCAGAATTCATGA